The following coding sequences lie in one Bacillota bacterium genomic window:
- a CDS encoding inorganic diphosphatase has protein sequence MIERDFKTIMVIVEIPKGSRNKYEWDEKLGLFKFDRLLFSSVHYPVDYGFIPETLAEDGDALDALVIVTEPTFTGCAIEAKPVGLFKMFDEKGPDDKILCVPVADPIWNYIDDLVEVPTHFLSEISNFFEIYKELEAKITGIEGWEPKESAIKTIEEAKARYKAKKAGKKIS, from the coding sequence ATGATTGAGCGGGATTTTAAAACCATTATGGTAATAGTTGAGATACCAAAAGGAAGCCGTAATAAATATGAGTGGGATGAAAAGCTCGGGCTTTTTAAATTTGACAGGTTACTTTTCTCCTCGGTTCATTATCCCGTGGATTACGGGTTTATTCCCGAAACGCTTGCCGAAGATGGTGATGCTTTGGACGCTCTTGTAATAGTAACAGAGCCAACATTTACCGGATGCGCTATTGAGGCAAAGCCGGTGGGTCTATTTAAGATGTTTGATGAAAAGGGTCCGGACGATAAGATTCTTTGTGTTCCGGTTGCCGATCCTATATGGAATTATATAGACGATTTGGTAGAAGTGCCGACCCACTTCTTAAGCGAGATAAGCAATTTTTTTGAGATATACAAAGAACTTGAGGCAAAAATAACTGGCATTGAGGGATGGGAGCCTAAAGAGTCGGCCATCAAAACGATTGAAGAAGCCAAAGCAAGATATAAAGCGAAAAAGGCCGGAAAGAAAATCTCTTAA
- the ruvA gene encoding Holliday junction branch migration protein RuvA, with protein sequence MIAFLRGKLEDKDVGYADIDVNGVGYRVSMSNNSLAAMPARGEPVFVYTYTYVREDTLQLFGFASTGERELFEKLITVSGIGPKVALAILSAFDVDSLKQAIVGEDIALITSVPGIGKKNAQRLILELKEKLTLSDTGLLPAKQVKDLSIYEEARSALLSLGYSPAEAKKSLEGFNEDVDEISVESLIKHALKNLVKS encoded by the coding sequence ATGATAGCATTCCTTAGGGGAAAACTTGAAGATAAAGATGTCGGGTACGCCGACATAGATGTAAACGGAGTTGGATACCGTGTATCTATGTCCAACAATTCCCTTGCCGCTATGCCAGCAAGGGGTGAGCCGGTTTTTGTCTACACATACACTTATGTGCGGGAAGATACACTCCAGCTATTTGGTTTTGCTTCAACCGGTGAGCGTGAGCTTTTTGAGAAGTTGATTACGGTGAGCGGCATAGGTCCTAAAGTTGCACTTGCCATACTCTCTGCATTTGATGTTGATTCATTAAAACAAGCTATCGTGGGTGAAGATATCGCGCTCATAACTTCTGTTCCAGGCATCGGGAAGAAAAACGCGCAGCGGCTTATCCTTGAGCTTAAAGAGAAGCTCACCTTGTCAGATACCGGACTTTTGCCGGCAAAACAGGTAAAAGACCTGTCCATCTATGAGGAGGCCAGAAGCGCGCTGCTGAGCCTTGGCTATTCGCCTGCTGAGGCAAAAAAGTCTCTTGAAGGTTTCAACGAAGATGTGGATGAAATAAGCGTCGAGTCGCTTATAAAGCATGCCTTAAAGAACCTAGTGAAAAGTTAG
- the ruvB gene encoding Holliday junction branch migration DNA helicase RuvB, protein MEDRVLTTSFISEDIDYERTLRPKRLGEFIGQQRVKESLELFIAATKNRGEALDHVLLSGPPGLGKTTLAGIIANELGVGIKVTSGPAIERAGDLAAILTNLQPNDVLFIDEIHRLHRQVEEILYPAMEDFELDIIIGKGPSARSLRLELPRFTLVGATTRQGLITSPLRDRFGVTCRFDYYGDDELNSIVRRSAAILNVEIDGHGSLEIARRSRGTPRVANRLLKRVRDYAQVKGDGCITKEIADKALAFLEVDSLGLDRLDRQILQTLADKFGGTPVGLNTLAVSIGEEPETLEDVYEPYLLQLGFIQRTPRGRVITERACAHLGIAYPNPSTTLF, encoded by the coding sequence ATGGAAGACAGAGTTCTAACTACATCTTTTATCTCAGAAGACATAGATTACGAGCGGACTCTCAGGCCAAAGAGGCTTGGAGAGTTTATCGGCCAGCAGCGGGTCAAAGAATCTCTCGAATTATTTATTGCAGCTACAAAGAATCGTGGAGAGGCTCTGGACCATGTTCTATTGAGCGGACCGCCGGGATTAGGCAAGACCACGCTTGCAGGAATAATCGCAAATGAGTTGGGAGTCGGGATTAAAGTGACGTCTGGTCCTGCAATCGAACGTGCCGGGGACTTAGCTGCAATATTAACCAACCTGCAACCAAATGATGTTTTATTTATCGACGAGATACACCGGCTTCACCGCCAGGTGGAAGAGATACTTTATCCGGCAATGGAGGATTTTGAGCTCGACATTATTATCGGTAAGGGCCCATCAGCAAGGTCGCTCCGTCTCGAACTGCCTCGTTTTACCCTTGTTGGGGCAACGACAAGGCAGGGACTTATAACGTCTCCATTAAGAGATAGGTTTGGCGTCACGTGCCGGTTTGACTACTACGGCGACGACGAACTTAACAGTATTGTAAGGCGTTCGGCTGCAATACTTAATGTCGAGATAGACGGGCACGGTTCGCTTGAAATAGCACGCCGCTCAAGGGGAACGCCTCGCGTTGCAAACAGGCTTCTTAAACGGGTTCGCGACTATGCGCAAGTCAAGGGTGACGGCTGCATCACTAAAGAAATTGCAGATAAGGCGCTCGCATTTCTTGAGGTTGATTCGCTCGGGCTCGACAGACTTGATAGGCAGATACTTCAAACATTGGCCGATAAATTTGGCGGTACACCGGTTGGGCTAAATACGCTGGCTGTCTCAATTGGCGAGGAACCTGAAACGCTAGAGGATGTTTATGAGCCGTATCTCTTACAACTTGGCTTTATCCAACGTACCCCACGTGGCAGAGTGATCACTGAGCGCGCCTGCGCACATCTGGGAATAGCATATCCTAATCCGAGCACTACATTGTTCTAA